The Polyangium mundeleinium genome contains the following window.
CCCGCCCAGGGCGCCCTCCCTTCGTTTCACGCACCAGCGAGCCAGCCAAGATGGGCAAACCGACGGATCGTGAGCTCGTGGAGCAGGCACGCGCCGGGAACGCGCAAGCGTTCGGGACGCTCGTGCAGCGTTACCAGCGGCGCATCTTCCGCCTCGCGTTCCACCTCGTGCGTACAGGCGCGGAGGCGGAGGACGTGACGCAAGAGACGTTCGTCCGAGCCTACCAGGCGCTCGACCGCTTCGACGGCCGCAGTGAGCCCTTCACCTGGCTCTACCGCATCGCCGTCAACCTCTCGCTCAACACCATCCGCGCTCGCAAGACGAAGCGCGACGCGGTGCCCGCGGACGACCCGCGCATCGAGCCGCTCCTCGCGGAGCACCGCTCGTCGCACGGCTCGGATCCGGCGCGGATCGCGCAGGATCGTCAGCTCACGAAGGCGCTGTGCGAGGGCATCGACAAGCTGTCGGACACGCTCCGGACCACGCTGGTCCTCGTGTGCATCGACGGCATGGGCCACGAAGAGGCCGCGCGGGTGCTCGATTGTCCCGAGGGCACGGTCGCGTGGCGCGTGCACGAAGCGCGGCGCAAGCTGCGCGAGCACCTTGAAAAGCAAGGGTTTGGAGGGGACGCGGCATGAGCCCCCAAGACAAGACCGACAAGACCGATCTCGGTGCCAAGGTCGACAAGCTCCTCGGTACCTGGCCTGCGCCGCCTCTCGACGACGCGGCCTGGGAAGAACGAGCGGCTTCGATCGTCGCGGCTGCGCAAGCCGCTCCCCGCGCGGACGACGCGGCGCTCACGGCGCTGCTCGCGCCGCCATCGCTCTCGCCCGAGGCGGGAGAGGCAGAACGCTTGGTTGCTTTGGAGGGCCCCGCGCGGCCTGTCCTTTCAGGAGAAAGAACGATGTCT
Protein-coding sequences here:
- a CDS encoding RNA polymerase sigma factor — protein: MGKPTDRELVEQARAGNAQAFGTLVQRYQRRIFRLAFHLVRTGAEAEDVTQETFVRAYQALDRFDGRSEPFTWLYRIAVNLSLNTIRARKTKRDAVPADDPRIEPLLAEHRSSHGSDPARIAQDRQLTKALCEGIDKLSDTLRTTLVLVCIDGMGHEEAARVLDCPEGTVAWRVHEARRKLREHLEKQGFGGDAA